One genomic region from Sphingobacterium multivorum encodes:
- a CDS encoding catalase: MKKKELKTEQVDPVENKKVNALRPHTADATGQQMTTDQGVKINDDQNSLRAGDRGATLLEDFILREKITHFDHERIPERVVHARGSGAHGVFKLYKPLAEWTKAGFLNDIETETPVFVRFSTVAGSRGSTDLARDVRGFAVKFYTQEGNFDLVGNNMPVFFIQDAMKFPDLVHAVKPEPDNEIPQAASAHDTFWDFISLMPESTHMIMWLMSDRAIPRSYRMMEGFGVHTFRLINANGESHFVKFHWKPLLGVHSVAWDEAQNISGKDPDFHRRDLWDAIESGAFPEWELGVQVIPESDEFKYDFDLLDPTKIVPEELVPVQPIGKMTLNRNPDNFFAETEQVAFHIGNIVPGIDFTNDPLLQGRLFSYTDTQLIRLGGPNFHEIPINRPICPSHNNQRDGFMRQRIDRGKTSYGPNSLGNNDPAQVGEADGGFKSYQERIDARKVRARSDSFRDHFSQARLFYNSQSEPEKNHLVDAFSFELGKVKAVSVRQRMIGILSLVDQGLAAEVAFALGLQVQEELEKPINKSLPADADPSDYEPIQVKEQLKKSAALSMQNTIKDTIKSRKIAVLAADGVDTKSFQAVADAIRAEGGIVDVIAPKLGQVTGTDKKKIPVEESFLTGASVLYDAIYIPGGKDSVATLQSNADAVHFLNEAFKHCKAIAADVEASPVLEATYFFSKVYQELSAETVLDDGIIVDEDPKSLVDKFIKAIAQHRFWEREKSRRVPA, from the coding sequence ATGAAAAAAAAAGAATTGAAGACTGAACAAGTTGATCCAGTGGAAAATAAAAAGGTCAACGCCCTAAGACCACATACGGCGGACGCCACAGGACAGCAAATGACCACTGATCAGGGAGTTAAGATCAATGACGACCAAAACTCGCTGCGCGCTGGAGACCGGGGCGCTACGCTTTTGGAAGATTTTATTCTCCGAGAGAAGATCACACATTTTGACCACGAGCGCATTCCCGAACGTGTTGTACACGCAAGAGGTTCGGGCGCGCATGGCGTATTCAAACTATACAAGCCTTTAGCTGAATGGACAAAAGCTGGTTTTCTTAATGATATCGAAACTGAAACCCCAGTGTTTGTACGTTTCTCTACGGTTGCTGGTTCGAGGGGGTCGACGGATCTTGCCCGCGACGTTCGTGGTTTTGCCGTCAAATTTTATACACAAGAAGGTAATTTCGATCTGGTGGGTAATAATATGCCTGTATTCTTTATTCAGGATGCAATGAAGTTCCCCGATCTTGTTCACGCTGTCAAGCCCGAACCCGACAATGAAATTCCACAAGCGGCTTCTGCCCATGATACATTTTGGGACTTCATTTCTTTAATGCCCGAGTCGACGCACATGATTATGTGGCTGATGAGTGATCGAGCAATACCGCGTAGTTACCGCATGATGGAGGGGTTTGGTGTTCATACTTTTCGGTTGATCAATGCCAATGGTGAATCGCACTTTGTTAAGTTTCATTGGAAACCACTGCTTGGTGTGCATTCAGTCGCATGGGATGAAGCCCAAAATATATCCGGTAAAGACCCAGATTTTCATCGAAGGGATCTCTGGGACGCCATTGAAAGCGGTGCCTTTCCGGAATGGGAACTTGGCGTACAGGTCATTCCCGAATCAGACGAATTTAAGTATGATTTCGACCTACTAGATCCAACGAAAATTGTTCCTGAAGAGTTGGTGCCTGTTCAGCCTATTGGAAAAATGACCTTAAATCGCAATCCAGATAATTTCTTTGCCGAAACGGAACAGGTTGCCTTTCATATTGGCAATATTGTGCCAGGAATTGATTTTACAAACGATCCGTTGTTGCAAGGCCGATTGTTCTCTTACACAGATACCCAACTTATTCGTTTAGGCGGACCTAATTTTCATGAAATTCCGATTAATAGGCCCATCTGTCCTTCGCACAACAACCAGCGTGACGGATTTATGCGACAAAGGATTGATCGAGGTAAAACGAGCTATGGACCAAATTCATTGGGGAATAATGATCCTGCGCAGGTTGGCGAGGCAGATGGTGGTTTTAAAAGCTATCAAGAGCGTATTGATGCCAGAAAAGTGCGAGCTAGGAGCGATAGCTTCCGCGACCATTTTAGTCAAGCAAGGCTGTTTTATAATAGCCAGTCTGAGCCGGAAAAAAATCATCTTGTCGATGCGTTCAGTTTTGAGCTGGGTAAAGTGAAGGCCGTTTCGGTAAGGCAACGCATGATTGGTATACTGTCGCTGGTCGATCAGGGGCTGGCAGCTGAAGTTGCGTTTGCCCTGGGATTGCAGGTGCAAGAAGAACTTGAAAAGCCGATTAATAAAAGCCTCCCAGCAGATGCTGATCCTTCCGATTATGAGCCTATTCAAGTCAAGGAGCAATTAAAAAAATCGGCGGCTTTAAGTATGCAAAATACGATAAAAGATACGATCAAGAGTCGAAAGATCGCCGTGCTTGCTGCTGATGGAGTAGATACGAAATCATTTCAGGCCGTGGCAGATGCGATCCGTGCTGAAGGCGGAATTGTCGATGTTATCGCACCTAAACTCGGGCAGGTTACGGGCACGGACAAAAAGAAGATCCCTGTTGAAGAAAGCTTTTTAACGGGAGCATCCGTGCTGTATGACGCCATATATATACCCGGAGGAAAGGATAGCGTGGCTACACTGCAGTCCAATGCCGATGCTGTTCATTTTTTAAATGAAGCATTTAAACACTGTAAAGCAATTGCCGCGGATGTCGAGGCAAGTCCGGTTTTGGAAGCGACCTATTTTTTTAGCAAGGTATACCAAGAACTTTCAGCAGAGACTGTACTTGATGATGGAATTATTGTTGATGAGGATCCAAAGTCCTTAGTGGATAAATTCATTAAAGCAATTGCCCAACACCGGTTTTGGGAGCGGGAAAAATCGCGCAGAGTGCCTGCCTAG
- a CDS encoding ankyrin repeat domain-containing protein: MTQNSEIMIHAARLGNLEVLRELIDQNTDVNTRDGKGYTPLIIACYNNKLAAAQLLLEAGADVNAQDNGGNTALMGVAFKGYHDIAKLLIGYGANLNLQHGNGGTALMFAAMFGRNEVLKLLLDNGANTRLLDTRGLSVLDLAAQQGNDTALTLLQH, encoded by the coding sequence ATGACACAAAACTCAGAAATCATGATTCATGCCGCCCGATTGGGCAATCTCGAAGTCTTACGTGAATTGATCGATCAAAACACCGATGTAAATACACGGGATGGCAAAGGCTATACGCCATTGATCATTGCATGTTATAACAATAAGCTGGCTGCGGCCCAATTGCTATTGGAAGCTGGTGCCGATGTAAATGCACAGGATAATGGTGGAAACACAGCCCTCATGGGTGTAGCTTTTAAAGGTTATCATGATATTGCCAAATTGTTAATCGGTTATGGCGCGAATTTAAACCTACAACATGGTAACGGTGGGACAGCTCTGATGTTTGCAGCCATGTTTGGCAGAAATGAAGTACTTAAGCTTTTACTTGATAATGGTGCAAATACCAGGCTACTCGATACACGTGGCTTGTCGGTGTTAGATCTTGCAGCGCAGCAGGGGAATGATACCGCCCTCACACTGCTACAGCATTAG
- a CDS encoding lmo0937 family membrane protein, with protein MGNLLYIIAVILVIIWAISFFGGYATGNIIHVLLVIAIIVVLLRVIRGAA; from the coding sequence ATGGGAAATCTATTGTACATCATCGCCGTTATATTGGTCATCATTTGGGCGATAAGTTTTTTTGGAGGTTATGCTACGGGAAATATCATCCACGTGTTATTGGTCATTGCCATTATTGTCGTTTTGTTACGTGTCATTCGTGGCGCTGCTTAA
- a CDS encoding RNA polymerase sigma factor — protein sequence MNNYNLNVLINEKRSLLNHFAAKFTADPDEKEDLIQETWIRALKSIDNFVQHPKLMSWLYVIMKHTYINKYRKAKRVTEIQDNYIALESTNTSELNKGINKFMAEDIEKAMTSLTPENYEIFRLFLDGYKYHEIASYFNMPEGTIKTRIHMVRKKLQKQLKVYRLN from the coding sequence ATGAACAACTACAATTTAAATGTACTCATCAACGAAAAAAGAAGTTTGCTTAATCATTTTGCTGCTAAATTTACAGCTGATCCGGATGAAAAGGAAGATTTGATCCAAGAAACCTGGATAAGGGCATTGAAGTCCATAGACAACTTTGTGCAGCATCCGAAGTTAATGAGCTGGCTATATGTGATTATGAAGCATACGTATATTAATAAGTATAGAAAAGCCAAGCGCGTAACGGAAATTCAGGATAATTATATTGCCTTAGAAAGTACCAACACGTCTGAACTCAATAAAGGGATCAATAAGTTTATGGCCGAAGACATCGAAAAAGCGATGACCAGTCTTACGCCCGAAAATTATGAAATTTTCCGTCTATTTTTAGATGGTTATAAATACCATGAAATCGCTTCCTATTTTAATATGCCAGAAGGCACTATAAAGACCAGAATTCACATGGTACGTAAAAAGCTGCAAAAACAGCTCAAAGTTTACCGCTTAAATTAA
- a CDS encoding alpha/beta hydrolase-fold protein, producing MLQKRSSFFLQFGILLNLITCNFCFAQKHKYDDRRIDSATFVETRTILSQLSTDQYEKRIFTNEFVTIPYRLLLPKNFNSKRKYPVVITFHNSSRMGSDNENQLEHLARTWIREDIYTTFNCFVVAPQFEKRSSIYELNKNGILEARPSRDARQILELIENIEDEFKNIDKNRIYLVGYSMGASTAQNLMSLAPEKFAAMISIAAVPDLSNINALVHKNIWLIHGEKDIENPYIGSEVLYKKLHGNRKLNFTTFKNLQHNNIVIPFLLTDELQKWLFTKHN from the coding sequence ATGCTACAAAAACGATCAAGTTTTTTTCTACAATTTGGTATTCTATTAAATTTAATTACATGTAATTTTTGTTTTGCACAAAAACACAAATACGATGATAGACGAATAGATAGTGCAACATTTGTTGAAACTAGAACAATATTAAGCCAGTTAAGCACGGATCAATATGAGAAAAGGATATTCACCAATGAGTTCGTTACAATACCTTACCGGCTTCTCTTACCAAAAAATTTCAATTCAAAAAGAAAATATCCTGTTGTCATTACATTTCATAATTCATCTAGAATGGGTAGCGACAATGAAAACCAATTAGAGCATTTGGCAAGAACCTGGATTAGAGAAGATATTTATACAACGTTCAACTGTTTCGTTGTTGCCCCACAGTTTGAAAAGCGTTCATCAATCTACGAATTGAATAAGAATGGTATACTTGAAGCAAGACCTTCAAGAGATGCGCGGCAAATTTTAGAATTGATAGAAAATATTGAAGACGAGTTTAAAAATATCGATAAAAATCGAATTTATCTCGTCGGTTATTCTATGGGAGCGTCAACAGCACAAAACCTCATGAGCCTGGCCCCAGAAAAATTCGCAGCAATGATTTCTATCGCCGCTGTACCAGATCTATCTAATATCAACGCACTTGTCCATAAAAACATTTGGCTTATCCATGGTGAAAAAGATATAGAGAACCCTTATATCGGAAGCGAAGTTTTGTACAAAAAGCTGCACGGAAATCGTAAACTCAATTTCACAACTTTTAAAAATTTACAGCATAATAATATTGTCATTCCGTTCCTACTAACAGACGAACTCCAAAAATGGTTATTCACTAAGCATAATTAA